In a single window of the Streptomyces sp. NBC_00094 genome:
- a CDS encoding sensor histidine kinase — MRLLTPRPAPRDILLAAAVAVPVGAWSLTLLWLAVPRSRLLPLAIAVLVGHGALAWRRVAPTLSFAVVTAAGTAQLAGAGGLPLLPSLLVFPIALYAYAVHGGDRSRLVALAVGAMAAVTAAVWAAAAGPGRMPVPAAYLGGLLLAVVAVAVSLGAYRRMQLAYTEELLARAARAEADREERARNAVLSERARVSREMHDVIAHSLSVIVSQAQGGRYAARTRPERAAEVLGRIEETGRQALTDMRGLLGVLRSGTPEATEGWDPQPGLAEVPMLLDRVRAAGLTVDHTVSGEPYPMSAAAGLVVHRVVQEALTNTLKHAGRDARARIRFDWSGGALVVEVSDNGHGPGVSDGAGQGLIGMRERLAVVGGTVHTGPAGEDGRGFLVRARLPRQGGGETR; from the coding sequence GTGCGGCTACTGACACCACGTCCCGCTCCGAGGGACATCCTGCTCGCGGCCGCCGTCGCCGTGCCGGTCGGCGCCTGGTCCCTGACACTGCTGTGGCTGGCGGTACCGAGGAGCCGACTGCTGCCGCTCGCTATCGCGGTACTCGTCGGACATGGCGCCCTGGCCTGGCGACGCGTCGCGCCGACGCTGTCGTTCGCCGTGGTCACCGCGGCGGGAACCGCGCAACTCGCCGGAGCCGGAGGGCTGCCGCTGCTGCCCTCACTGCTGGTCTTCCCGATCGCGCTGTACGCCTACGCGGTCCATGGGGGAGACCGGTCCCGGCTCGTCGCCCTGGCCGTCGGCGCGATGGCAGCCGTCACGGCCGCGGTCTGGGCCGCCGCCGCAGGACCCGGACGGATGCCGGTCCCGGCGGCGTACTTGGGCGGCCTGCTCCTGGCCGTGGTAGCGGTCGCGGTCAGTCTCGGCGCGTACCGCCGTATGCAACTGGCCTACACCGAAGAGTTGTTGGCCCGCGCCGCACGTGCCGAGGCCGACCGCGAGGAACGGGCCCGCAACGCCGTGCTGAGCGAACGGGCGCGTGTCTCACGGGAGATGCACGACGTCATCGCCCACTCCCTGTCGGTGATCGTCAGCCAGGCCCAGGGAGGCCGCTACGCGGCGCGCACGAGGCCCGAGCGCGCCGCCGAGGTGCTCGGGCGGATCGAGGAGACCGGACGGCAGGCACTGACCGACATGCGCGGGTTGCTCGGGGTCCTGCGCTCCGGCACTCCCGAGGCCACGGAGGGCTGGGATCCACAACCCGGGCTCGCGGAAGTGCCGATGCTGCTGGACCGGGTCAGAGCCGCCGGGCTGACGGTGGATCACACGGTGAGCGGGGAGCCGTACCCGATGAGCGCTGCGGCCGGGCTGGTCGTGCACCGCGTGGTGCAGGAGGCTCTGACGAACACCTTGAAGCATGCGGGGCGCGACGCCCGGGCCCGGATACGGTTCGACTGGTCGGGCGGGGCGCTCGTGGTCGAGGTCAGCGACAACGGACACGGGCCGGGCGTGAGCGACGGGGCGGGGCAGGGGCTGATCGGGATGCGCGAGCGGCTGGCGGTGGTCGGTGGCACGGTGCACACCGGTCCTGCGGGCGAGGACGGCCGCGGCTTTCTGGTTCGGGCACGGCTGCCGCGGCAAGGGGGAGGGGAGACGCGATGA
- a CDS encoding response regulator transcription factor → MTIRVVFVDDQVMVRDGFVMVVESQDDMEVVGEAGDGVEALDLLAGRRADIVLMDVRMPRLDGVEATRRLLARPDAPKVIVLTTFDLDEHAFAALQAGASGFLVKDAPAEDLLAAIRTVHRGDAVIAPSTTRRLLDHVAADLPVGHGAGDPVASLTDRERDVLLLIARGASNATIARHLFLSEGTVKTHVGRILAKLGLRDRVQAVIYAYEHRLIRIGS, encoded by the coding sequence ATGACGATCCGGGTGGTCTTCGTGGACGACCAGGTGATGGTGCGGGACGGCTTCGTCATGGTGGTCGAGTCGCAGGACGACATGGAAGTCGTCGGCGAGGCGGGTGACGGCGTCGAGGCGCTGGATCTGCTCGCCGGCCGCCGTGCCGACATCGTTCTGATGGACGTCCGCATGCCCCGACTCGACGGGGTGGAGGCGACCCGAAGGCTGTTGGCCCGCCCTGACGCGCCGAAGGTGATCGTCCTGACCACCTTCGACCTCGACGAGCACGCCTTCGCCGCACTCCAGGCCGGGGCGAGTGGCTTTCTGGTGAAGGACGCGCCGGCCGAGGACCTGCTCGCGGCGATCCGTACCGTGCACCGCGGCGATGCGGTGATCGCCCCCTCCACCACGCGCCGCCTGCTCGACCACGTGGCCGCTGACCTCCCGGTAGGACACGGTGCGGGGGACCCGGTCGCGTCGCTCACGGACCGGGAGCGCGATGTGCTGCTGCTGATCGCGCGCGGCGCCTCCAACGCGACGATCGCTCGTCACCTGTTTCTCTCCGAGGGAACGGTGAAGACCCACGTCGGACGCATCCTGGCCAAGCTGGGGCTGCGCGACCGGGTACAGGCGGTGATCTACGCATACGAGCACCGCTTGATCCGGATCGGTTCCTGA
- a CDS encoding SpoIIE family protein phosphatase, which translates to MNGGKGRRRLAGRASAGKSTAAHRSAGARRRLGRSGGEVPLDRLTTRGRLAWLNSAGSRIGTTLDLERTAQELAEFTVPGFADGAAVDILESVLRGEEGSRWTGTGVPLMRATALCAVEALSSLEPTPVGETFARPEEAHETLLHRYCLRQGRPVLVSRMRHDDFIKVAPTESAAAKMRAAGVHSYLAVPLIARGLLLGSADFVRAPGTPPFSSTDLALAEHLASQAAVYIDNARLYGREREHVVSLQRTLLPRATPVTPGLRVGAEYAPSTAHHGVGGDWYDVMALPGGRTALMVGDVMGHGLPAAATMGRLRTVARTLMTLDMAPERVLARLDLATRDLEDEQVATFLCAVFDPADSTYTLASAGHLPPLLLDGHGSAEFADVPVGAPLGVGVIPYDPIRLRVPAGGNLVLYTDGLVKSRHEDLDHQLECLRSAARGLAPEALESGGLIECAPAGDARFDEAVLLVATTDSTASGASAASGGPADLREWQLPQEGRAASVARGLVTDQLAAWDLTELADVCELVVSELVGNALRYGNGPGRLRLLRGERLVVEVSDTGPDLPQIQHADLSDEGGRGLQLINMLCRRWGSCRTVSGKVVWAEQNLPS; encoded by the coding sequence GTGAACGGTGGTAAGGGGAGACGGCGCCTTGCAGGCCGTGCCTCGGCCGGGAAGAGTACCGCGGCGCACCGCTCGGCCGGTGCCCGCAGGCGGCTCGGCCGGAGCGGCGGCGAGGTCCCCCTCGACCGGCTCACCACGCGCGGTCGGCTCGCCTGGCTGAACTCCGCCGGCTCCAGGATCGGCACCACCCTCGACCTGGAGCGCACCGCTCAGGAGCTGGCCGAGTTCACCGTGCCCGGCTTCGCGGACGGCGCCGCCGTCGATATCCTGGAGAGTGTCCTGCGGGGCGAGGAGGGCTCACGGTGGACGGGCACCGGCGTCCCGCTCATGCGGGCCACCGCGCTGTGCGCCGTCGAGGCGCTGTCCTCCCTGGAGCCCACTCCGGTGGGTGAGACCTTCGCCCGCCCCGAAGAGGCGCACGAGACGCTGCTCCACCGTTACTGTCTGCGACAGGGCAGACCGGTGCTGGTGAGCCGCATGAGGCACGACGACTTCATCAAGGTCGCGCCGACGGAGAGCGCCGCGGCGAAGATGCGGGCCGCCGGAGTGCACAGCTATCTCGCGGTGCCGCTGATCGCCCGCGGGCTGCTGCTCGGCAGCGCGGACTTCGTCCGAGCCCCCGGAACACCACCCTTCTCCTCCACCGACCTCGCACTCGCGGAACACCTGGCCTCCCAGGCCGCCGTCTACATCGACAACGCCCGGCTGTACGGGCGCGAGCGCGAGCACGTCGTCTCGTTGCAGCGGACTCTCCTGCCGCGTGCGACCCCGGTGACGCCCGGGCTGCGTGTAGGGGCCGAGTACGCGCCCTCGACGGCCCACCACGGCGTGGGCGGGGACTGGTACGACGTCATGGCCCTGCCCGGCGGACGTACGGCCCTCATGGTGGGCGACGTCATGGGCCACGGGCTGCCCGCGGCCGCCACCATGGGACGTCTGAGGACGGTCGCCCGCACCCTGATGACCCTGGACATGGCCCCGGAGCGCGTCCTGGCCCGGCTCGACCTCGCCACGCGCGACCTGGAGGACGAACAGGTCGCCACCTTCCTCTGCGCCGTGTTCGACCCGGCCGACTCGACCTACACACTGGCCAGCGCCGGGCACCTGCCGCCGCTGCTCCTCGACGGACACGGTTCTGCCGAGTTCGCGGACGTACCCGTCGGAGCGCCGCTCGGCGTGGGAGTGATTCCGTACGACCCGATCCGTCTGAGAGTCCCGGCGGGCGGCAATCTGGTCCTGTACACGGACGGTCTCGTCAAGTCCCGGCACGAGGACCTGGACCACCAGTTGGAATGTCTGCGCTCGGCGGCGCGCGGCCTGGCACCGGAGGCTCTCGAAAGCGGCGGCCTGATCGAGTGCGCCCCCGCCGGCGACGCTCGTTTCGACGAGGCCGTGCTCCTCGTCGCGACGACCGACTCGACCGCCTCGGGCGCCTCGGCGGCCTCGGGCGGCCCGGCCGACCTGCGTGAGTGGCAGTTGCCGCAGGAAGGCCGCGCGGCGTCCGTCGCCCGGGGCCTGGTCACCGACCAGCTCGCCGCGTGGGATCTGACGGAGCTCGCCGACGTATGCGAACTCGTCGTCTCGGAGCTCGTGGGCAACGCCCTGCGATACGGCAACGGCCCCGGCCGACTCCGGCTGCTGCGCGGCGAGCGCCTCGTCGTGGAGGTCTCGGACACGGGCCCCGACCTGCCGCAGATCCAGCACGCGGACCTCAGCGACGAGGGCGGCCGGGGCCTCCAGCTCATCAACATGCTGTGCCGCCGATGGGGCTCCTGCCGCACCGTGAGCGGCAAGGTGGTCTGGGCGGAACAGAACCTGCCCTCCTGA
- a CDS encoding YkvA family protein, with amino-acid sequence MDSALWLIVVVVLLLVVAGFAAVLLVRVFRARRLLMDAGVPLQSKALFWAAVFYTVSPIDLIPDPVYLDDIGVLLVALRALHMAAAGRGAGSKGLPADSDVSLGGPARVQPPR; translated from the coding sequence GTGGACAGTGCCCTCTGGCTGATCGTGGTCGTGGTTCTCCTGCTCGTGGTGGCGGGATTCGCGGCTGTTCTCCTCGTGCGCGTCTTCCGGGCCCGCAGGCTGCTCATGGACGCCGGCGTCCCGCTGCAGTCCAAGGCCCTGTTCTGGGCGGCGGTCTTCTACACGGTCTCGCCGATCGACCTGATCCCGGACCCGGTCTACCTGGACGACATCGGCGTGCTTCTGGTCGCCCTGCGGGCGCTGCACATGGCGGCCGCGGGGCGCGGGGCGGGTTCCAAGGGACTGCCTGCGGATTCGGATGTCTCGCTCGGCGGTCCCGCGAGGGTGCAGCCGCCTCGGTGA
- the katG gene encoding catalase/peroxidase HPI, with amino-acid sequence MSGSESENPVIPAPTPTPTRPRTNRDWWPDQLDLQVLHQHAPQANPMDEGFDYAKAFATLDVDALKRDVIEVMTASQEWWPADYGHYGPLFIRMSWHAAGTYRIADGRGGGGTGAQRFAPLNSWPDNASLDKARRLLWPVKQKYGRKISWADLLVFAGNCAMESMGFKTFGFGFGREDIWDPEEIFWGPEDTWLGDERYSGDRELTGPFGAVQMGLIYVNPEGPNGSPDPIAAAKDIRETFARMAMNDEETVALIVGGHTFGKCHGAVDPEYIGPEPEACPIEQQGLGWKNTYGSGKGADTLTSGLEGAWTSAPTTWDNGYLDNLFRYDWELTTSPAGAKQWTPKDPSAQGTVPDAHDPSKRHAPMMLTTDLSLKLDPIYAPIAKSFHENPDKLADAFGKAWYKLLHRDMGPLSRYLGPWIPEPQLWQDPVPQVDHRLVGDEDIAALKARILASGLSVSQLVATAWASAASFRGTDMRGGANGARIRLAPQKDWEVNALPEVAETVQTLEQLQQDFNGSHSGGTKISLADLIVLGGCAAVEQAAKNAGHDVTVPFTPGRTDASQEQTDVESFAVLEPRADGFRNYLRAGEKLSPETLLLDRANLLTLTAPEMTVLTGGMRALNTGFGRSPHGVLTDRPETLTNDFFANLLDMGTEWKPSTSAENVFEGRDRATGKTKWTATAVDLVFGSHSQLRAVSEVYASEDAGEKFVRDFVAAWDKVMNLDRFDLA; translated from the coding sequence GTGTCCGGCAGCGAAAGCGAGAACCCGGTAATCCCCGCACCCACTCCCACGCCGACCCGGCCCAGAACGAACCGGGACTGGTGGCCCGACCAGCTGGACCTTCAGGTACTCCACCAGCACGCGCCCCAGGCCAATCCGATGGACGAGGGCTTCGACTACGCGAAGGCGTTCGCGACCCTCGACGTCGACGCGCTGAAGCGCGACGTCATCGAGGTGATGACGGCGTCGCAGGAGTGGTGGCCGGCCGACTACGGACACTACGGGCCGCTCTTCATCCGCATGAGCTGGCATGCCGCCGGGACGTACCGCATCGCCGACGGCCGAGGCGGTGGCGGCACCGGCGCCCAGCGTTTCGCTCCCCTCAACAGTTGGCCGGACAACGCGAGCCTCGACAAGGCGCGTCGCCTCCTCTGGCCGGTCAAGCAGAAATACGGCCGGAAGATCTCCTGGGCTGATCTTCTGGTTTTCGCCGGTAACTGCGCCATGGAATCCATGGGGTTCAAGACGTTCGGTTTCGGATTCGGGCGAGAGGACATCTGGGATCCAGAGGAGATCTTCTGGGGGCCCGAGGACACCTGGCTCGGAGACGAGCGCTACAGCGGCGACAGGGAACTCACCGGTCCTTTCGGCGCCGTACAGATGGGACTGATCTACGTCAATCCTGAGGGGCCCAACGGCAGCCCTGATCCGATCGCGGCCGCCAAGGACATTCGCGAGACGTTCGCGCGCATGGCGATGAACGACGAGGAGACGGTCGCGCTCATCGTCGGCGGCCACACGTTCGGCAAATGCCATGGCGCCGTCGACCCCGAGTACATCGGTCCGGAACCCGAGGCCTGCCCCATCGAGCAGCAGGGCCTCGGCTGGAAGAACACGTACGGCAGCGGCAAGGGCGCGGACACGCTCACCAGCGGGCTCGAGGGCGCCTGGACCTCCGCGCCGACGACGTGGGACAACGGGTACCTGGACAACCTGTTCCGGTACGACTGGGAGCTGACGACGAGCCCGGCCGGTGCGAAGCAGTGGACTCCCAAGGATCCCTCGGCGCAGGGCACCGTGCCCGATGCTCACGATCCGTCGAAGAGGCACGCTCCCATGATGCTGACGACGGACCTCTCGTTGAAGCTGGATCCGATCTACGCACCGATCGCGAAGAGCTTCCACGAGAACCCGGACAAGCTCGCGGACGCGTTCGGCAAGGCGTGGTACAAGCTGTTGCACCGTGACATGGGCCCCCTCTCGCGCTACCTCGGTCCGTGGATCCCCGAGCCGCAGCTGTGGCAGGACCCCGTACCCCAGGTCGATCACCGGCTGGTCGGGGACGAGGACATCGCCGCCCTCAAGGCGAGGATCCTCGCCTCGGGACTGTCGGTCTCCCAACTGGTCGCCACCGCCTGGGCGTCGGCGGCGAGCTTCCGCGGCACCGACATGCGCGGCGGGGCCAACGGGGCGCGGATTCGCCTCGCGCCGCAGAAGGACTGGGAGGTCAATGCCCTGCCGGAGGTGGCCGAGACGGTGCAGACCCTCGAGCAGCTCCAGCAGGACTTCAACGGCTCGCACTCCGGCGGAACGAAGATCTCGCTCGCCGACCTGATCGTCCTGGGCGGGTGCGCGGCCGTGGAGCAAGCCGCGAAGAACGCCGGGCACGACGTGACGGTCCCGTTCACACCTGGGCGCACGGACGCCTCGCAGGAGCAGACGGACGTGGAGTCGTTCGCCGTGCTCGAACCCAGGGCTGACGGGTTCCGCAACTATCTCCGGGCGGGCGAGAAGCTGTCGCCGGAGACCCTCCTCCTGGACCGCGCCAACCTGTTGACACTGACCGCTCCCGAGATGACGGTTCTGACCGGCGGCATGCGGGCACTGAACACCGGCTTCGGGCGATCCCCCCACGGCGTCCTCACCGACCGGCCGGAGACGTTGACCAACGACTTCTTCGCCAACCTGCTCGACATGGGTACGGAGTGGAAGCCGTCGACCTCGGCGGAGAACGTGTTCGAGGGCCGGGACCGCGCCACGGGAAAGACCAAGTGGACGGCCACCGCCGTGGACCTCGTCTTCGGTTCGCACTCCCAGCTCCGGGCGGTCTCGGAGGTCTACGCGTCCGAGGACGCGGGAGAGAAGTTCGTGCGTGATTTCGTGGCGGCGTGGGACAAGGTGATGAACCTCGACCGGTTCGACCTCGCCTGA
- a CDS encoding Fur family transcriptional regulator: MSDLLERMRGRGWRMTSQRRVVAEVLEGEHVHLTADEVHARAAQRLPEISRAAVYNILGELVLLGEVVEVSAQGRAKRYDPNAHRPHQHLVCSGCGTIRDVHPTGDPLTGLPEEERFGFTVSEVEVTYRGLCPRCVSGLPPV; this comes from the coding sequence ATGAGCGACCTGCTGGAGCGAATGCGAGGGCGCGGCTGGCGGATGACGTCCCAGCGGCGTGTCGTCGCCGAGGTCCTCGAAGGCGAGCACGTACACCTCACGGCAGACGAGGTGCACGCCCGTGCCGCGCAGCGGCTGCCCGAGATCTCCCGAGCGGCCGTCTACAACATCCTGGGCGAACTGGTCCTGCTCGGTGAGGTGGTGGAAGTCTCCGCCCAGGGCCGCGCGAAACGCTACGACCCCAACGCGCACCGCCCGCACCAGCACCTGGTGTGCTCCGGCTGCGGCACCATCCGTGACGTCCACCCGACCGGCGATCCACTGACCGGCCTCCCCGAGGAGGAGCGCTTCGGCTTCACGGTGTCCGAGGTCGAGGTCACCTATCGCGGGCTGTGCCCCCGGTGTGTGTCCGGTCTGCCGCCCGTGTGA
- a CDS encoding phospholipase D family protein: MTRAEWFLTSGERGNSATRLDTRRQDGKAWSEGNQARPLVHGAAYFTELLEAIRVMRSGDLLLFTDWRGDRDERLAGQGTEVGTVLCEAARRHVVVKGLLWRSHLDGLRFSQKENRRLGAQIEEAGGECLLDMRVRPGGSHHQKMVVLRHPGRPELDVAYVGGIDLCRNRNDDATHSGDRQSLPLASAYGPHPPWHDVQLALRGPVVGDVEAVFRERWQDPAPLSRSPATRLRALLHREDTDADRLPPQAPDPVPYGTHTVQLLRTYPNRLLRGYPFAPDGERSIARGYLKALRRARALIYVEDQYLWSPRVVACFAQALARHPGLLMIGVIPTIPEQAGRLTLPMNLVGRITAMEELRRAGGDRVAVYGLENHAGTPVYVHAKVCVIDDVWASVGSDNINLRSWTHDSELSCAVVDEILDQRQPRDPGGLGDGARVFARELRLGLMREHLDVQGAAGQRAVAAPDALCDPAIAFGAFEEAAAALDAWHQTGRRGPRPAGRLRGYTPPDLSGAQRALVTPLYRVLVDPDGRPLRLRRRNAF; encoded by the coding sequence GTGACGCGTGCAGAGTGGTTCCTGACATCCGGTGAACGCGGTAATTCCGCGACGCGCCTGGACACGCGCCGCCAGGACGGGAAGGCCTGGTCCGAGGGGAATCAGGCGCGCCCCTTGGTTCACGGCGCCGCGTACTTCACGGAGCTCCTGGAGGCCATTCGCGTCATGCGCTCCGGCGACCTGCTCCTGTTCACCGACTGGCGCGGCGATCGCGACGAGCGGCTCGCCGGTCAGGGCACCGAGGTCGGCACGGTTCTGTGTGAGGCGGCCAGACGTCACGTCGTCGTGAAGGGGCTGTTGTGGCGCTCCCACCTGGACGGTCTCCGGTTCAGCCAGAAGGAGAACCGCCGCCTCGGCGCGCAGATCGAGGAGGCGGGCGGCGAGTGCCTGCTCGACATGCGGGTGCGGCCCGGAGGCTCGCACCACCAGAAGATGGTGGTGTTGCGTCACCCCGGCCGCCCGGAGCTGGATGTGGCGTACGTCGGAGGAATCGATCTCTGCCGCAACCGGAACGACGACGCCACCCACTCCGGCGACCGCCAGTCTCTGCCCCTGGCCTCCGCCTACGGTCCGCACCCGCCGTGGCACGATGTCCAGCTCGCCCTTCGCGGCCCGGTCGTCGGCGACGTCGAGGCCGTGTTCCGCGAACGGTGGCAGGACCCCGCTCCGCTCAGTCGTAGCCCGGCCACCCGCCTGCGCGCGCTGCTGCACCGCGAGGACACCGACGCGGATCGCCTCCCGCCGCAGGCCCCCGATCCCGTTCCGTACGGCACGCACACCGTGCAGCTGCTGCGCACGTATCCGAACCGACTGCTGCGCGGCTATCCCTTCGCCCCCGACGGAGAACGGAGCATCGCGCGGGGGTACCTCAAGGCGCTTCGACGGGCCAGGGCCCTGATCTACGTCGAGGACCAGTACCTGTGGTCCCCCAGGGTGGTGGCCTGCTTCGCCCAGGCTCTGGCCAGGCACCCCGGACTGCTGATGATCGGCGTCATCCCCACGATCCCGGAGCAGGCCGGCCGGCTCACGCTGCCCATGAACCTGGTCGGGCGGATCACGGCCATGGAGGAGTTGCGTCGCGCCGGCGGCGACCGGGTCGCGGTGTACGGGCTGGAGAACCATGCCGGGACCCCCGTGTACGTGCATGCCAAGGTGTGCGTGATCGACGACGTGTGGGCCTCCGTGGGTTCCGACAACATCAACCTCCGCTCGTGGACCCACGACTCCGAACTCAGCTGCGCCGTCGTCGACGAGATCCTGGACCAGCGGCAGCCACGCGACCCCGGAGGGCTCGGAGACGGCGCGCGCGTCTTCGCGCGAGAGCTGCGCCTGGGGTTGATGCGCGAGCACCTGGACGTGCAGGGGGCCGCGGGACAGCGGGCAGTGGCGGCGCCGGACGCGCTGTGCGACCCGGCGATCGCCTTCGGTGCCTTCGAGGAGGCTGCCGCGGCACTCGACGCATGGCATCAAACCGGCCGCCGTGGTCCACGCCCGGCGGGCCGTCTGCGCGGGTACACACCCCCGGATCTGTCCGGCGCGCAGAGGGCGCTGGTGACTCCGCTGTACCGCGTTCTGGTCGATCCGGACGGCCGTCCGCTGAGGCTGCGGCGCCGCAACGCGTTCTGA
- a CDS encoding CsbD family protein — MAGKGTEKAKGKLKEVAGKATGNKRLETEGKTDQMKGKAREAGEAVSERAKGVRDSLDPEK, encoded by the coding sequence ATGGCTGGCAAGGGTACGGAGAAGGCGAAGGGCAAGCTGAAGGAAGTCGCCGGAAAGGCGACGGGCAACAAGCGCCTGGAGACGGAAGGCAAGACGGACCAGATGAAGGGCAAGGCCCGGGAAGCGGGCGAGGCGGTCAGTGAGCGCGCCAAGGGCGTCCGCGACTCCCTGGACCCCGAGAAGTAG
- a CDS encoding PRC-barrel domain-containing protein: protein MSDIDIWVYHPRAGYQQGTDLIGYKVEATDGGIGKIDKHSEEVGSSYLVVDTGMWIFGKHVLLPAGTIKLIDTVEKKVYVDRTKDQIKDAPEFDEAAYGGEPTYLEQFARYYGQPHM from the coding sequence GTGAGCGACATCGACATCTGGGTCTACCACCCGAGGGCGGGATACCAGCAGGGAACCGATCTCATCGGCTACAAGGTCGAGGCCACCGACGGTGGCATCGGGAAGATCGACAAGCATTCCGAGGAGGTGGGTTCCTCCTACCTGGTCGTCGATACCGGGATGTGGATCTTCGGCAAGCACGTGCTCCTGCCGGCCGGCACCATCAAGCTGATCGACACCGTGGAGAAGAAGGTCTACGTCGACCGGACGAAGGACCAGATCAAGGACGCCCCCGAATTCGACGAGGCCGCGTACGGCGGCGAACCCACCTACCTTGAGCAGTTCGCCCGGTACTACGGCCAGCCGCACATGTGA
- a CDS encoding YhjD/YihY/BrkB family envelope integrity protein, translating to MMGSRPDGRRSPLQRVSSVFRRLRAGHRWGPVSDLELWQRALGFAALGFLTLVPLLIVVSAAGAGSGKGFAQWLGDGLGVSEAARAEIERLFALPGQVRRTTTAFGLALLAVFGLSFGTVVQSAYEQVWDLPPARWWARWRHVLWLAVLIAVLYLFAVPSFWRDSPAHGVVTLLSGVLFFWWSQRLLLGGRVAWLALLPGAVATVLGLLGLRIFSRLVFSPLIASSAVTYGPFGAFLVIQTWLVAVGVVVFGGALTGRLIEGELPRLTTAPKRRG from the coding sequence ATGATGGGCTCCCGGCCCGACGGGCGTCGGTCTCCGTTGCAGCGGGTGAGCAGCGTGTTCCGCCGATTGCGGGCCGGGCACCGATGGGGGCCGGTGAGCGATCTCGAGCTGTGGCAGCGTGCGCTGGGGTTCGCGGCACTCGGGTTCCTCACGCTCGTCCCGCTTCTGATCGTCGTGTCCGCGGCGGGTGCGGGGAGCGGGAAGGGGTTCGCGCAGTGGCTCGGGGACGGCCTCGGAGTGTCGGAGGCGGCCAGGGCGGAGATCGAGCGGTTGTTCGCGCTGCCGGGCCAGGTGCGGCGGACCACGACGGCGTTCGGCCTCGCCCTTCTCGCTGTGTTCGGCCTGTCGTTCGGCACCGTGGTGCAGAGCGCCTACGAGCAGGTCTGGGACCTCCCTCCGGCCCGCTGGTGGGCCCGGTGGCGGCACGTTCTGTGGCTCGCGGTCCTCATAGCGGTCCTCTACCTGTTCGCGGTCCCCTCCTTCTGGCGCGACAGCCCGGCCCATGGCGTCGTCACCCTGCTGAGCGGCGTCCTGTTCTTCTGGTGGTCACAGCGACTGCTGCTCGGCGGCCGGGTCGCGTGGCTCGCCCTGCTTCCCGGGGCGGTGGCCACCGTTCTCGGACTGCTTGGGCTCAGGATCTTCTCCCGGCTCGTCTTCTCCCCGCTGATAGCGTCCAGCGCCGTCACCTACGGCCCGTTCGGAGCGTTCCTCGTCATCCAGACCTGGCTCGTCGCCGTGGGCGTGGTCGTGTTCGGCGGTGCGCTGACGGGCCGCCTCATCGAGGGCGAGCTGCCCCGCCTGACGACCGCGCCGAAGCGACGGGGGTGA
- a CDS encoding VOC family protein: MSRDMVSAQHFYSGVLDWEFRASRLGDGFAVAFLDGAPVAGIGALTERFVIPVAWTPYFAVVDADVTAARILERGGTMAVGPLAFGTGRAGLAADPTGAVFGFWEGAVVPDWSVGRGSAPAWLELRTREAYAASTFYGEVFDWSGERPGCCVASYEHDHVVVRHGHDTVALIGGGALDEAPDPEVRPDWHVRFPVPDLEEAIEATDRAGGSTASPVHTSPMSRWVDLADPEGAHFTLVAPHDPPGQAPAR, encoded by the coding sequence ATGTCCCGGGACATGGTGTCCGCGCAGCACTTCTACAGCGGCGTGCTCGACTGGGAGTTCAGAGCCAGTCGGCTCGGTGACGGTTTCGCGGTCGCCTTTCTCGACGGGGCTCCGGTGGCGGGTATCGGGGCGCTCACCGAGCGTTTCGTCATCCCGGTGGCGTGGACGCCGTACTTCGCCGTCGTCGACGCCGACGTCACCGCGGCCCGGATCCTCGAACGCGGCGGCACCATGGCCGTGGGTCCCCTCGCCTTCGGTACCGGCCGTGCGGGCTTGGCCGCCGACCCCACGGGAGCCGTGTTCGGCTTCTGGGAGGGTGCCGTGGTCCCGGACTGGTCGGTCGGTCGTGGCAGTGCTCCGGCCTGGCTGGAACTGCGTACACGTGAGGCTTACGCCGCCTCGACCTTCTACGGCGAGGTCTTCGACTGGTCCGGTGAGCGCCCCGGCTGCTGCGTGGCGTCCTACGAACACGATCATGTCGTTGTGCGCCATGGACACGACACCGTCGCCCTCATCGGCGGCGGAGCTCTCGACGAGGCACCGGACCCCGAGGTCCGCCCCGACTGGCACGTCCGCTTTCCCGTGCCCGATCTTGAGGAGGCGATCGAGGCCACCGACCGGGCGGGGGGCAGCACCGCCTCTCCCGTCCACACGTCCCCCATGAGCCGATGGGTCGATCTCGCCGACCCGGAGGGGGCGCACTTCACCCTGGTCGCCCCTCATGACCCACCTGGCCAGGCGCCGGCACGATGA
- a CDS encoding DUF6131 family protein, whose protein sequence is MIVLGIILLVIGFVAGISILWTIGIILVAVGAILWIMGAVGHQVGGRRHYW, encoded by the coding sequence ATGATCGTCCTCGGCATTATCTTGCTCGTGATCGGATTCGTGGCCGGCATCAGCATTCTCTGGACCATCGGGATCATCCTCGTGGCCGTCGGCGCCATCCTCTGGATCATGGGTGCGGTCGGTCACCAGGTCGGCGGGCGCCGGCACTACTGGTAG